GCGAATAGACATCGGAAGCCGGCGTGACGTCCTTGCCCTGTGCTTGCTCGGGCGATACATACTGTGCGGTACCCACCACCATGCCGGTGCGGGTCAGCGGCACGGCCGCGGCCGCCTTGGCAATGCCAAAGTCCGTGATCTTGACCTGGCCATTTTGCGTAATGAGGAGGTTGCCAGGCTTAATATCGCGGTGGACCAGCTCCATTCGGTGAATGATGGATAGTCCATGCGCCGCCTGCTCGAGGACGTCGAGAGCGAGCTCTTCTTGCAGCGTATTTTCGCGCGCCAAAAGGTCCGCGAGGGATTCGCCGCGCACATACTCCAAGGCCATGAAGCAGAACTTGCGGCCGTTATCCTCTAGCTCGCGGTAGTCATAAGTGGCCACCACGTTCTCGGACTGAATGGATTCGGCCGATTTCGCCTCGTTGCGGAAGCGCGAGAGGAACTCCTGGTTATCGGAAAATTCCGGACGCAGAACCTTGAGTGCTACCTCACGATCATTGCGGGTGTCATCAGCCAGCCACACGGTGGACATTCCGCCGTGGCCGATTACCCACTGCAGCTCGTAGTCGCTGCCAATCAGTGCCTGGAGATGTTCCTTATTCTCGGCGCTATTCATTACTGCTCCCCCTGGTATGCGCGCAGGATGGCGCGGCCAATTGGGCCGGAAACCTTGCCGCCCGTCGCGGACTCACCTAAGTTACCACCATTTTTCACTACGACGCCCACTGCAATATCCCGCTCCGGATCGAAGGCGACGTACCACACGTGCGGGGCCAGCCCCTCGCCGTGCTCGGCGGTGCCAGTCTTCGAGGCAAAGCCATTACCGTCATATCCGGCGGAGGAACGCTCGGAGGCGTACATCAAGTCAGTGAGCGTCGCCGCAGTTTCCTCATTAACCGCCTGGTCCGCCTTCTTTGGTTTGGTGGTGCGAACGTCCTTCATCTGGGCGTCGGTAATGCGATTGACCAGGTAGGGCTGCATGCGGGTGCCCTTATTGGCTACGGTGCCCGCCATGACGGCTGCCTGCAGCGCGGTCATGGTGACGTCGCGCTGGCCAATGGCGGACTGCGCCGTGGCCGCCCCATCCGGCAAATCGCCCAAGGTGCCGGCGGAGGTAGACACGCCGAGGTCATAGTTCTCGCCTACGCCAAAGGCCTTGGCGTACTTGCGCAACTCATCAGCGCCGAGCTGCTCCGACATCTCCACAAACGCGGTATTGCACGACAGCGCGAAGGCGGTCTGCAGGGTCACCGCATCCTGGCCGTTGCACTTTTGGTTGGCATAGTTAGTCAGCTCCGTCACCGTGTCTGGCAAGGTAATGACATTGGAACCGGTCAGGGTGGAGGAAGGATTAAAACCGTTGTTCAGGCCCGCCGCGGTGGTAATGATCTTGAAGATGGAACCCGGAGGCAGCGTTTCTGCACCGGCGTGGTTGACCAGCGGCTGTCCCTCTTGCTCTTGCAGGTTGGCCCAAACATCCTCGGCGGAATCACCCATTAGATCATTGGGGTTGTAGCCGGGGTTGGAGGCCATAGCCAGGATCTTGCCGGTGGAGGGCTGAATGGCAACCGCCGAGCCCTCGTAACCTGGGCCCACAAGCTGATCGTAAGCCGCCTGCTGGAGTGCAGGATCGATGGTGACCTCTACATTTGCACCCTGCTTCGGCTTATCGGCTAGAGCATCGAGCCAGTTTTGCTTCATTAAAGAATCATCAGTGCCATTGAGGATGTCATTTTGGGAGGACTCTAGTTCCGAGGCCCCAAATTGGCTCGACAAGTAGCCGGTTATGTTGCCAAAGGCCGGTGAATCAATGGGGTAGGAGCGCGAATAGGTCTCGTCTGGGTTCTGCGTCGACTGTGCCAATACGGTATTACCCGCAAAGATTTGGCCGCGCGGGGTGGTCTGCATTTCCATGAAGCCGCGCATATTCCGCGGATTATGGGCATATTTATCTTCAGAAAAAGCCTGAATCACCGTCAAGTTGACCAGCAAGATGGCCGTCAAAATGATGGCGAACAAAGACACTAGGCGGATGGATCGATTCATCGGTGAGCCTCCTGGACCGACGGGAACATGGAGGTATCGCTCGGAGCAGTGCCCGAGGTCTCCTGCATGGGGCGACGAGCCGCGTTAGAGATCCGCAGCAGAATCGCCAACAACACGTAGTTAGCCATGAGAGAGGAACCACCGGCAGACATGAATGGTGTGGTCAGGCCGGTCATCGGCAGCAGTGCAGAGATGCCGCCTG
The nucleotide sequence above comes from Corynebacterium tuberculostearicum. Encoded proteins:
- a CDS encoding penicillin-binding transpeptidase domain-containing protein, translated to MNRSIRLVSLFAIILTAILLVNLTVIQAFSEDKYAHNPRNMRGFMEMQTTPRGQIFAGNTVLAQSTQNPDETYSRSYPIDSPAFGNITGYLSSQFGASELESSQNDILNGTDDSLMKQNWLDALADKPKQGANVEVTIDPALQQAAYDQLVGPGYEGSAVAIQPSTGKILAMASNPGYNPNDLMGDSAEDVWANLQEQEGQPLVNHAGAETLPPGSIFKIITTAAGLNNGFNPSSTLTGSNVITLPDTVTELTNYANQKCNGQDAVTLQTAFALSCNTAFVEMSEQLGADELRKYAKAFGVGENYDLGVSTSAGTLGDLPDGAATAQSAIGQRDVTMTALQAAVMAGTVANKGTRMQPYLVNRITDAQMKDVRTTKPKKADQAVNEETAATLTDLMYASERSSAGYDGNGFASKTGTAEHGEGLAPHVWYVAFDPERDIAVGVVVKNGGNLGESATGGKVSGPIGRAILRAYQGEQ